A genomic window from Diorhabda sublineata isolate icDioSubl1.1 chromosome 8, icDioSubl1.1, whole genome shotgun sequence includes:
- the LOC130448275 gene encoding uncharacterized protein LOC130448275: MDKIPKQDEIMILGDFNGRIGNEVISGIKNRFNEETLNSNEEQLIQFCAYNELRINNTLYPHKQQHKYTFENTRGHKSIIDYIITNRNIHPSKILDVRTLTSVNTGTNHHMVLAIMRNCVQRKTQNKPKVTEKLNIESLSDDTTKYLYQQRLRKAINENKILKDDTVELAWKRLSTNIRTAAEEALGKLKVNLNGKPNTKPWFTHEIKSLAEEKRKAYLQYRSQTITYADYKVVRNRTNMEIQTIKRQFWEKYSSDMENDLYGGQKKDLEYDKEHQKTNQ, translated from the coding sequence ATGGATAAGATACCGAAGCAAGACGAAATTATGATACTGGGAGATTTTAATGGAAGGATTGGTAACGAGGTTATTAGTGGAATTAAGAATCGGTTTAACGAAGAAACACTCAACAGCAATGAAGAACAACTCATACAATTCTGTGCATATAATGAACTACGCATTAACAACACGCTTTATCCCCATAAACAACAGCACAAGTATACGTTCGAGAACACAAGAGGACATAAATCGATTATAGACTACATtattacaaacagaaatattcatccctcaaaaatattagatgtcAGAACATTAACCTCAGTAAACACAGGGACTAACCACCATATGGTGCTAGCCATAATGCGGAACTGCGTACAAAGGAAAACCCAGAACAAACCGAAAGTGACAGAAAAGCTGAACATAGAAAGCCTTAGCGATGATACCACAAAATACCTCTACCAGCAAAGACTAAGGAaggcaataaatgaaaacaagatcTTGAAAGATGATACTGTAGAACTAGCATGGAAAAGATTAAGTACTAATATAAGGACAGCTGCAGAAGAGGCATTAGGCAAACTAAAGGTGAACCTAAACGGAAAACCCAACACGAAACCATGGTTCACACACGAAATCAAATCACTTGCggaagaaaaaaggaaagcaTATCTTCAATATAGAAGTCAAACAATTACATATGCTGATTACAAAGTCGTAAGGAATAggacaaatatggaaatacaaacGATTAAGAGACAATTCTGGGAGAAATACTCATCAGACATGGAAAACGACTTATATGGGGGACAAAAAAAAGATCTGGAATATGATAAGGAACATCAAAAGACCAATCAATGA